Proteins encoded in a region of the Streptomyces sp. NBC_00310 genome:
- a CDS encoding RNA-binding protein, with amino-acid sequence MLEEALEHLVKGIVDNPDDVQVASRNLRRGRVLEVRVHPDDLGKVIGRNGRTARALRTVVGAIGGRGVRVDLVDVDHVR; translated from the coding sequence ATGCTCGAGGAGGCTCTCGAGCACCTCGTCAAGGGCATCGTCGACAACCCCGACGACGTGCAGGTCGCTTCCCGCAACCTGCGCCGGGGGCGCGTACTCGAGGTCCGGGTCCACCCCGACGACCTCGGTAAGGTGATCGGCCGCAACGGCCGTACCGCCCGTGCTCTGCGTACCGTCGTGGGTGCCATCGGCGGCCGTGGTGTCCGTGTCGACCTCGTCGACGTGGATCACGTCCGCTGA
- the trmD gene encoding tRNA (guanosine(37)-N1)-methyltransferase TrmD: protein MRLDVVTIFPEYLEPLNVSLVGKARARGQLNVHVHDLREWTYDRHNTVDDTPYGGGPGMVMKTDPWGDALDSVLADGYETGSHRPALIVPTPSGRPFTQELAVELSERPWLVFTPARYEGIDRRVIDEYATRMPVYEVSIGDYVLAGGEAAVLVVTEAVARLLPGVLGNAESHRDDSFAPGAMANLLEGPVYTKPPEWRGRDIPEVLLSGHHGKIARWRRDEALKRTAANRPDLIERCDPKAFDKKDREMLSILGWAPDPEGESHGRFWRRPEGVEE from the coding sequence ATGCGGCTCGACGTCGTCACGATCTTCCCCGAGTACCTCGAACCCCTGAACGTCTCCCTCGTCGGCAAGGCACGCGCGCGCGGACAGCTGAACGTGCACGTCCACGATCTGCGCGAGTGGACGTACGACCGGCACAACACGGTCGACGACACCCCGTACGGCGGCGGCCCCGGCATGGTCATGAAGACCGACCCCTGGGGCGACGCCCTGGACTCCGTCCTCGCCGACGGCTACGAGACGGGCTCCCACCGGCCCGCGCTCATCGTCCCCACCCCCAGCGGTCGCCCCTTCACCCAGGAACTCGCCGTCGAACTCTCCGAGCGCCCCTGGCTGGTCTTCACGCCGGCGCGTTACGAGGGCATCGACCGCCGGGTGATCGACGAGTACGCCACCCGCATGCCGGTCTACGAGGTGTCCATCGGCGACTACGTGCTCGCCGGCGGCGAGGCGGCCGTCCTCGTCGTCACCGAGGCCGTCGCGCGGCTGCTGCCCGGCGTCCTCGGCAACGCCGAGTCCCACCGGGACGACTCCTTCGCGCCCGGCGCCATGGCCAACCTCCTGGAGGGGCCGGTCTACACGAAGCCCCCCGAGTGGCGTGGCCGCGACATCCCCGAGGTGCTGCTCAGCGGCCACCACGGCAAGATCGCGCGGTGGCGCCGGGACGAGGCCCTGAAGCGTACGGCCGCCAACCGGCCCGACCTCATCGAGCGTTGCGACCCCAAGGCCTTCGACAAGAAGGACCGCGAGATGCTCTCCATCCTGGGCTGGGCCCCGGACCCGGAAGGGGAGTCGCACGGCCGATTTTGGCGGCGGCCCGAGGGCGTGGAAGAATAG
- a CDS encoding DUF2469 domain-containing protein, with translation MSAEDLEKYETEMELKLYREYRDVVGLFKYVIETERRFYLTNDYEMQVHSVQGEVFFEVSMADAWVWDMYRPARFVKQVRVLTFKDVNIEELNKSDLELPGS, from the coding sequence ATGAGCGCCGAGGACCTCGAGAAGTACGAGACCGAGATGGAGCTGAAGCTCTACCGGGAGTACCGCGATGTCGTCGGTCTGTTCAAATACGTGATCGAGACCGAGCGGCGTTTCTACCTGACCAATGACTACGAGATGCAGGTGCACTCGGTCCAGGGCGAGGTGTTCTTCGAGGTGTCGATGGCGGACGCCTGGGTGTGGGACATGTACCGGCCGGCTCGGTTCGTGAAGCAGGTGAGGGTGCTCACGTTCAAGGACGTGAACATCGAGGAGCTGAACAAGAGCGATCTGGAGCTGCCGGGCAGCTGA
- a CDS encoding NUDIX hydrolase → MSAEDTYEGGLRKVARVILLDPRERVLLLHGHEPDDPADDWWFTPGGGVEGAETREEAALRELAEETGITDVELGPVLWRRMCSFPFAGRRWDQDEWYYLARTTATHQVVPAAAGLTELERRSVAGARWWTCGELTRAHETVYPTRLAELLRTLLDEGPPARPVVLDTEIV, encoded by the coding sequence GTGTCGGCTGAGGACACGTACGAGGGCGGGCTGCGCAAGGTCGCCCGGGTGATCCTGCTGGATCCGCGGGAGCGCGTCCTGCTGCTGCACGGGCACGAGCCGGACGATCCGGCCGACGACTGGTGGTTCACGCCCGGCGGCGGTGTGGAGGGCGCGGAGACCCGTGAGGAGGCCGCCCTGCGGGAACTCGCGGAGGAGACCGGGATCACGGACGTGGAGCTCGGCCCCGTGCTCTGGCGGCGGATGTGCTCCTTCCCCTTCGCCGGACGCCGCTGGGACCAGGACGAGTGGTACTACCTCGCCCGGACCACCGCTACGCACCAGGTCGTGCCCGCGGCGGCGGGCCTGACGGAGCTGGAAAGACGCAGCGTCGCAGGAGCACGCTGGTGGACGTGCGGGGAACTGACCCGGGCGCATGAGACGGTGTACCCGACCAGACTCGCCGAACTGCTCCGCACACTGCTCGACGAGGGTCCCCCGGCCAGACCCGTGGTCCTCGACACCGAAATTGTCTAG
- the rimM gene encoding ribosome maturation factor RimM (Essential for efficient processing of 16S rRNA), protein MQLVVARIGRAHGIKGEVTVEVRTDEPELRLAPGAVLLTDPASTGPLTIETGRVHSGRLLLRFEGVRDRNAAEALRNTLLIAEVDPEELPEEEDEYYDHQLMDLDVVTKEGVEVGRITEISHLPSQDLFIVERPDGSEVMIPFVESIVTEIDLKEQRAVIDPPPGLIDDRAEIASARDSEDSAEPAGDEA, encoded by the coding sequence GTGCAGCTCGTAGTCGCACGGATCGGCCGCGCCCACGGCATCAAGGGTGAGGTCACCGTCGAGGTCCGCACCGACGAGCCGGAACTCCGGCTCGCCCCCGGCGCCGTTCTGCTCACGGACCCCGCCTCGACGGGTCCGCTCACCATCGAGACCGGCCGGGTCCACAGCGGCCGGCTGCTCCTGCGCTTCGAGGGCGTCCGCGACCGCAACGCCGCCGAGGCCCTCCGCAACACCCTGCTGATCGCGGAGGTGGACCCGGAGGAGCTGCCGGAGGAAGAGGACGAGTACTACGACCACCAGCTGATGGACCTGGACGTGGTCACCAAGGAGGGAGTCGAGGTCGGCCGGATCACCGAGATCTCGCACCTGCCCTCCCAGGACCTCTTCATCGTCGAGCGGCCCGACGGGAGCGAGGTGATGATCCCGTTCGTCGAGTCGATCGTCACCGAGATCGACCTGAAGGAGCAGCGGGCGGTCATCGACCCGCCACCCGGGCTGATCGACGACCGGGCGGAGATCGCGTCCGCCCGGGACTCCGAGGACTCCGCCGAGCCGGCCGGGGACGAGGCCTGA
- the rplS gene encoding 50S ribosomal protein L19 has translation MSHLLDSLDSASLRSDIPAFRPGDTVNVHVRVIEGNRSRVQQFKGVVIRRQGAGVRETFTVRKVSFSVGVERTFPVHTPIVEKIELVTRGDVRRAKLYYLRELRGKAAKIKEKRDN, from the coding sequence ATGTCTCACCTGCTCGACTCCCTCGACTCCGCGTCGCTGCGGAGCGACATCCCGGCCTTCCGCCCGGGTGACACCGTCAACGTCCACGTCCGCGTCATCGAGGGCAACCGCTCCCGTGTGCAGCAGTTCAAGGGCGTGGTGATCCGTCGCCAGGGCGCCGGTGTCCGCGAGACCTTCACGGTCCGCAAGGTCTCGTTCTCCGTCGGCGTCGAGCGCACCTTCCCGGTGCACACCCCGATCGTCGAGAAGATCGAGCTCGTCACCCGCGGTGACGTCCGTCGCGCCAAGCTGTACTACCTGCGCGAGCTGCGCGGCAAGGCGGCGAAGATCAAGGAGAAGCGCGACAACTGA
- the rpsP gene encoding 30S ribosomal protein S16: protein MAVKIKLKRLGKIRSPHYRIVIADSRTRRDGRAIEEIGKYHPTYNPSVIEVDEERVAYWLGVGAQPTEPVLAILKKTGDWQKFKGEPAPAPLLVAQPKSARPSFEALGGDDEGKGEAITQKKKADKKDEAAAASSSSEPTEA, encoded by the coding sequence GTGGCAGTCAAGATCAAGCTGAAGCGTCTGGGCAAGATCCGTTCGCCTCACTACCGCATCGTCATCGCCGACTCCCGTACCCGTCGTGACGGTCGTGCGATCGAGGAGATCGGCAAGTACCACCCGACGTACAACCCGTCGGTCATCGAGGTCGACGAGGAGCGCGTCGCGTACTGGCTGGGTGTCGGCGCGCAGCCGACCGAGCCCGTGCTCGCCATTCTGAAGAAGACCGGCGACTGGCAGAAGTTCAAGGGCGAGCCCGCTCCGGCGCCGCTCCTCGTGGCTCAGCCGAAGTCCGCGCGCCCGTCGTTCGAGGCCCTGGGCGGCGACGACGAGGGCAAGGGTGAGGCGATCACCCAGAAGAAGAAGGCCGACAAGAAGGACGAGGCTGCCGCTGCGTCTTCCTCGTCTGAGCCGACCGAGGCCTGA
- a CDS encoding YraN family protein: MSKARGDNTRGNGAPGNGARGALGKYGEELAARRLAEAGMTVLERNWRCGRTGEIDIVARDGDALVVCEVKTRRAGPFEHPMAAVTTTKAERLRGLAERWLQEHGGSPPGGVRIDVVGVVLPARGAPVVEHVRGVA, translated from the coding sequence ATGAGCAAGGCACGAGGCGACAACACACGAGGCAACGGCGCGCCGGGCAACGGCGCGCGAGGTGCGCTCGGCAAGTACGGCGAGGAGCTGGCCGCACGGCGGCTGGCCGAGGCCGGGATGACGGTCCTGGAGCGCAACTGGCGCTGCGGCAGGACCGGCGAGATCGACATCGTGGCCCGCGACGGGGACGCGCTGGTCGTCTGCGAGGTGAAGACCCGCAGGGCCGGCCCCTTCGAACACCCCATGGCGGCCGTCACGACCACCAAGGCCGAACGACTGCGCGGCCTCGCCGAACGCTGGCTCCAGGAACACGGAGGAAGTCCGCCGGGCGGCGTCCGTATCGACGTCGTCGGCGTCGTCCTCCCCGCCCGCGGCGCCCCCGTCGTGGAACACGTGCGGGGGGTGGCCTGA
- the lepB gene encoding signal peptidase I — protein MDTEAQQHMERDRSPRPSGAEVSEEISDTRGPEERSRFAWVDRTTEWVPGGRYTLTVLICLLLLALFSNFVIQPFQIPSSSMADSLRIGDRVLVNKLAYRFGSEPQRGDVVVFDGTGYFGNADYVKRVVGVGGDRVVCCDQEGRLEVNGRWVDESSFLYPGDSPSNVPFDVVVPEGRLFLLGDHRSDSSDSRDHLGSPGGGMVPLDSVIGRADWIAWPADHWTRLDRPDAYARVPAAGGAHG, from the coding sequence ATGGACACCGAAGCACAGCAGCACATGGAGCGCGACCGTTCCCCCCGCCCTTCCGGCGCGGAGGTCTCCGAGGAGATCTCCGACACGCGAGGGCCGGAGGAGCGGTCGCGTTTCGCATGGGTGGACCGGACCACCGAGTGGGTTCCGGGCGGGAGATACACCCTGACCGTGCTGATCTGCCTGCTTCTTCTGGCGCTCTTCAGCAACTTCGTGATCCAGCCGTTCCAGATTCCCAGCAGCTCCATGGCCGACTCATTGAGGATCGGGGACCGCGTTCTCGTAAATAAGTTGGCGTACCGTTTCGGATCTGAGCCGCAGCGCGGTGACGTCGTCGTCTTCGACGGCACCGGCTACTTCGGGAACGCCGACTACGTCAAGCGCGTTGTCGGCGTGGGGGGCGACCGGGTGGTCTGCTGCGACCAGGAGGGGAGGCTTGAGGTGAACGGCCGGTGGGTCGACGAGTCGTCGTTTCTGTATCCGGGCGACAGCCCGTCGAACGTTCCCTTCGACGTGGTCGTCCCCGAGGGCAGGCTGTTCCTCCTCGGCGACCACCGCAGTGACTCCAGCGATTCCCGTGACCACCTGGGATCGCCCGGCGGCGGCATGGTCCCGCTCGACTCCGTGATCGGCCGGGCCGACTGGATCGCCTGGCCCGCCGACCACTGGACACGTCTGGACCGTCCGGACGCCTACGCGCGTGTGCCCGCCGCGGGCGGTGCGCATGGGTAA
- the lepB gene encoding signal peptidase I has product MNSEGSADTGSDSPEGADGGDGARTSADDGDQEERPRKKQRSFWKELPILIGIALVLALLIKTFLVQAFSIPSDSMQNTLQEGDRVLVDKLTPWFGSEPERGEVVVFHDPDGWLDGEPTLEPNAVQRVLGWIGLMPSAEEKDLIKRVVGVAGDTVECKGTGPLKVNGKALNEPYVYPGNTPCTVDDTGGQFKVKVPEGKIWVMGDHRQNSLDSRYHQNDSNKGMVPVSQAVGRAIVVAWPPTRWSTLPVPDTFDQNLSAAAPGALGLAGAVPLVLWRRRRLLATESPRVSGTGTAG; this is encoded by the coding sequence GTGAATTCCGAGGGTTCCGCCGACACCGGGAGTGACTCCCCGGAGGGGGCGGACGGCGGGGACGGCGCCCGGACCTCGGCCGACGACGGCGACCAGGAAGAGCGGCCCAGGAAGAAGCAGCGTTCCTTCTGGAAGGAACTGCCGATCCTGATCGGTATCGCGCTGGTGCTCGCGCTGCTGATCAAGACGTTCCTGGTGCAGGCGTTCTCCATCCCGTCCGACTCGATGCAGAACACGCTGCAGGAGGGCGACCGGGTCCTGGTCGACAAGCTCACCCCGTGGTTCGGCTCCGAGCCCGAGCGCGGCGAGGTCGTCGTCTTCCACGACCCGGACGGCTGGCTGGACGGCGAGCCCACCCTGGAGCCCAACGCCGTGCAGCGGGTCCTCGGCTGGATCGGCCTGATGCCGTCCGCCGAGGAGAAGGACCTCATCAAGCGGGTCGTCGGCGTCGCCGGCGACACCGTGGAGTGCAAGGGCACCGGCCCGCTGAAGGTCAACGGCAAGGCGCTGAACGAGCCGTACGTGTACCCGGGCAACACCCCCTGCACCGTCGACGACACCGGCGGCCAGTTCAAGGTGAAGGTGCCCGAGGGCAAAATCTGGGTCATGGGTGACCACCGGCAGAACTCGCTGGACTCCCGCTACCACCAGAACGACAGCAACAAGGGCATGGTCCCCGTCAGCCAGGCCGTGGGCCGCGCCATCGTGGTCGCCTGGCCGCCCACCCGCTGGTCCACGCTGCCGGTTCCCGACACCTTCGACCAGAACCTGAGCGCCGCCGCCCCCGGGGCGCTCGGCCTCGCGGGAGCGGTGCCGCTGGTGCTGTGGCGCCGGCGTCGCCTTCTGGCCACCGAAAGCCCGAGGGTTTCTGGCACGGGTACCGCCGGGTAG
- a CDS encoding YifB family Mg chelatase-like AAA ATPase produces the protein MGFARTCSVALVGVEGVVVEVQADLEPGVAAFTLVGLPDKSLTESKDRVRAALVNSGAEWPQKKLTVGLSPASVPKAGSGFDLAVASAVLGASERIDPRVLSDVVMIGELGLDGRVRPVRGILPAVLAAAEAGYEQVVVPECAAAEASLVPGVSVLGVRTLRQLIAVLADEPVPDEEPDEGRPDPLMAGLRLPGTGAATGMRTAAGAHQDQGHDLADVVGQLAARTAVEVAAAGGHHLFLEGPPGAGKTMLAERLPAILPRLAREESLEVTAVHSIAGLLPAGKPLVDVAPYCAPHHSATMQSLVGGGQGIARPGAVSLAHRGVLFLDETPEFSSHALDALRQPLEAGHVVIARSAGVVRFPAKFLMVLAANPCPCGRFSRTDDLCECPPALIRRYQARLSGPLLDRVDLRVEVDRVTRSELTRRGAQGESTATVADRVRSARERAAARLLDTPWRTNSEVPGRELRSRWHATPGAMDEAERCLERGVLTARGLDRVLRVGWTIADLVGHDRPDATDVNLALQLRTGVPRGVPMAIGALT, from the coding sequence ATGGGATTCGCCCGCACGTGTTCCGTGGCCCTTGTCGGCGTCGAGGGCGTCGTCGTCGAGGTCCAGGCCGACCTGGAACCGGGCGTGGCGGCCTTCACGCTGGTGGGGCTGCCGGACAAGAGCCTGACGGAGAGCAAGGACCGGGTGAGGGCGGCCCTGGTCAACTCGGGCGCCGAGTGGCCGCAGAAGAAGCTGACGGTGGGACTCAGTCCCGCGTCGGTGCCGAAGGCCGGCAGCGGGTTCGACCTGGCGGTCGCCAGCGCCGTCCTGGGCGCATCCGAGCGGATCGATCCGCGGGTGCTCTCCGACGTCGTGATGATCGGGGAGCTGGGGCTCGATGGTCGGGTCCGGCCGGTACGGGGCATCCTGCCCGCCGTGCTGGCCGCCGCCGAGGCCGGATACGAGCAGGTGGTGGTGCCGGAGTGCGCTGCCGCGGAGGCCTCGCTGGTGCCCGGGGTCTCGGTGCTGGGCGTGCGCACCCTGCGGCAGTTGATCGCCGTGCTGGCGGACGAACCGGTGCCGGACGAGGAACCCGACGAGGGCCGCCCGGACCCTCTCATGGCGGGACTCCGTCTGCCGGGCACGGGGGCGGCCACCGGCATGCGCACCGCGGCAGGCGCGCACCAGGACCAGGGCCACGACCTCGCCGATGTCGTCGGTCAGCTCGCGGCCCGAACCGCCGTGGAAGTCGCGGCGGCCGGCGGACATCACCTCTTCCTGGAAGGGCCGCCGGGCGCGGGCAAGACGATGCTCGCCGAGCGGTTGCCGGCCATCCTGCCGAGGCTGGCCAGAGAGGAGTCGCTGGAGGTCACGGCGGTCCACTCGATCGCCGGTCTGCTGCCCGCGGGAAAACCACTGGTCGACGTGGCGCCCTACTGCGCCCCTCACCATTCGGCCACGATGCAGTCCCTCGTCGGCGGCGGCCAGGGCATCGCACGACCCGGTGCGGTCTCCCTCGCCCACCGGGGGGTGCTCTTCCTGGACGAGACCCCGGAGTTCAGCAGCCATGCGCTGGACGCCCTGCGGCAGCCGCTGGAGGCGGGGCACGTCGTGATCGCGCGCAGCGCGGGAGTGGTGCGGTTCCCCGCGAAGTTCTTGATGGTGCTCGCCGCGAACCCCTGTCCCTGCGGTCGCTTCTCGCGGACGGACGACTTGTGCGAGTGCCCGCCCGCCTTGATCCGCCGCTATCAGGCGCGGCTCTCCGGGCCGCTGCTGGACCGGGTCGACCTGCGGGTCGAGGTCGACCGGGTCACTCGGTCCGAGCTCACCCGGCGTGGAGCCCAGGGCGAGTCCACGGCGACGGTGGCCGACCGTGTGCGCTCGGCCAGGGAGCGCGCGGCAGCCCGTCTGCTGGATACGCCCTGGCGGACGAACAGCGAGGTACCGGGGCGTGAACTGCGCAGCCGGTGGCACGCGACCCCGGGCGCGATGGACGAGGCCGAGCGCTGCCTGGAGCGGGGCGTGCTGACCGCGCGCGGCCTGGACCGGGTGCTCCGGGTCGGCTGGACCATCGCCGACCTCGTCGGCCACGACCGCCCGGACGCGACGGACGTCAACCTGGCTCTGCAGCTGCGCACCGGAGTGCCACGCGGGGTGCCGATGGCGATCGGAGCGCTGACGTGA
- the lepB gene encoding signal peptidase I, with protein sequence MSGTTRRTDEGRGRLGSKLSGLAVALGCVLFLGGFLWGAIAYAPYTVPTDSMSPTITSGDRILAERIDGAEIKRGDVVVFRQETWGNTPMVKRVVAVGGDTVACCTDGKLTVNGKKIDEGYLPEGEVAELTGIPEITVPKGRLFLLGDERSGSLDSTAHLTEAGNGTVPRTNVDARVDAVVWPMDGMLARPTGFEKLGALSSPGPLRLITAALVVGMVLVMGGAAYGPVAQRIGGRGRTAQSEPAGVG encoded by the coding sequence ATGAGCGGGACGACACGTCGTACGGACGAGGGCCGCGGACGGCTCGGCAGCAAGCTGTCGGGACTGGCCGTGGCCCTCGGCTGTGTGCTCTTCCTGGGCGGTTTCCTCTGGGGCGCGATCGCCTACGCGCCCTACACCGTGCCCACCGACTCCATGTCCCCCACCATCACCTCCGGGGACCGCATACTCGCCGAGCGGATCGACGGCGCCGAGATCAAGCGCGGTGACGTCGTGGTCTTCCGGCAGGAGACCTGGGGCAACACCCCCATGGTCAAGCGGGTCGTCGCGGTCGGCGGTGACACGGTCGCCTGCTGCACCGACGGCAAGCTGACCGTCAACGGCAAGAAGATCGACGAGGGGTATCTGCCCGAGGGCGAGGTCGCCGAGCTGACCGGCATCCCGGAGATCACCGTCCCCAAGGGCCGGCTGTTCCTCCTCGGTGACGAGCGCAGCGGCTCCCTGGACTCCACCGCCCACCTCACGGAGGCCGGCAACGGCACGGTGCCGCGCACCAACGTGGACGCGCGCGTGGACGCCGTCGTCTGGCCCATGGACGGCATGCTGGCCCGCCCCACGGGCTTCGAGAAGCTCGGCGCGCTCTCCTCTCCCGGCCCGCTGCGGCTGATCACCGCCGCGCTGGTCGTGGGCATGGTGCTCGTCATGGGCGGCGCGGCCTACGGGCCCGTCGCCCAGCGGATCGGCGGACGCGGACGTACGGCGCAGTCGGAGCCCGCCGGTGTCGGCTGA
- the lepB gene encoding signal peptidase I, which translates to MGNRGKPRGAPPTTAAANLLPTGSRRSGGAARPSRVERRKLARKIKRRRRRSAVKEIPLLVGVAVLIALVLKTFLVQAFVIPSGSMEQTIQIGDRVLVDKLTPWFGSKPTRGDVVVFKDPGGWLEDEQTTAATEDPIVIKQIKEGLQFIGLLPSDDEQDLIKRVVAVGGDTVKCCDTQGRVTVNGMPLDETAYIHPGNQPSTQRFEVTVPQGRLWVMGDHRENSADSRAHQSDDSKTAQFGGTVPEDSVVGRAVVIAWPVGHWGQLEEPDTFSAVPSGSTTALGASHRVASADRNGLIPLPTPAELPLVMGVVGLHRLWRGRRYGVRSGCGGFGGRRTVRTRWFRRTAGAIRRGGFPGRGERGGRREFRGFRRHRE; encoded by the coding sequence ATGGGTAACCGTGGCAAACCCCGCGGTGCGCCTCCCACCACCGCGGCGGCCAACCTGCTGCCCACCGGTTCGCGGCGGTCCGGCGGTGCCGCCCGGCCGAGCCGGGTCGAGCGGCGCAAGCTCGCCCGCAAGATCAAGCGGCGCAGGCGTCGCTCCGCGGTCAAGGAGATCCCGCTCCTCGTCGGTGTCGCCGTCCTCATAGCTCTGGTCCTGAAGACCTTCCTCGTCCAGGCGTTCGTGATCCCGTCGGGCTCCATGGAGCAGACGATCCAGATCGGCGACCGTGTCCTGGTCGACAAGCTCACGCCCTGGTTCGGCTCCAAGCCCACCCGCGGGGACGTGGTCGTCTTCAAGGACCCGGGCGGCTGGCTGGAGGACGAGCAGACGACGGCCGCCACCGAGGATCCGATCGTCATCAAGCAGATAAAGGAAGGCCTGCAGTTCATCGGCCTTCTCCCGTCCGACGACGAGCAGGACCTGATCAAGCGGGTCGTCGCGGTCGGCGGCGACACCGTCAAGTGCTGTGACACCCAGGGCCGTGTCACCGTCAACGGCATGCCGCTGGACGAGACGGCCTACATCCACCCCGGCAACCAGCCCTCGACCCAGCGGTTCGAGGTGACCGTGCCCCAGGGCCGCCTCTGGGTGATGGGCGACCACCGGGAGAACTCCGCCGACTCACGCGCCCACCAGTCCGACGACTCGAAGACGGCCCAGTTCGGCGGGACGGTCCCGGAGGATTCCGTCGTCGGCCGGGCCGTCGTCATCGCCTGGCCGGTGGGCCACTGGGGGCAGTTGGAGGAACCGGACACGTTCTCCGCCGTACCGAGCGGGTCGACCACCGCCCTCGGCGCTTCGCATAGGGTGGCCTCCGCGGATCGAAACGGATTGATCCCTCTCCCGACCCCTGCGGAACTCCCGCTCGTTATGGGAGTGGTGGGCCTGCACCGGCTGTGGCGCGGGCGGCGGTACGGAGTGAGGAGTGGATGTGGGGGATTTGGCGGTCGGCGCACGGTCCGGACACGGTGGTTCCGAAGAACGGCCGGAGCGATCCGACGAGGCGGCTTCCCCGGCCGCGGAGAACGCGGAGGGCGTCGTGAATTCCGAGGGTTCCGCCGACACCGGGAGTGA